Proteins encoded together in one Amphritea japonica ATCC BAA-1530 window:
- a CDS encoding CmpA/NrtA family ABC transporter substrate-binding protein, with protein MLAMSTAQAAVGEPEKEDLKFGFIKLTDMAPLAIAYEKGYFEDEGLYVQLEAQANWKVLLDRVIDGELDGAHMLAGQPLGATIGYGTQAHIITAFSMDLNGNAITVSNDIWEQMKPHVPMGADGKPVHPIKADALKPVVDSFQAQGKPFNMGMVFPVSTHNYELRYWLAAGGIHPGYYAPHKGDTAGQIDADALLSVTPPPQMPSTMEAGTIYGYCVGEPWNQQAVFKGIGVPVVTDYEIWKDNPEKVFGVSKGWADENPNTHIRVVKAMIRAAKWLDDNNNGNRPEAVEILSRSDYVGADYDVIANSMTGTFEYEKGDKRAVPDFNVFFRHNATYPYYSDAIWYLTQMRRWGQIAEPKSDDWFMDTAKKVYRPDIYATAAKELIAEGKLEASEFPDFASETGYKAPQTHFIDNITYDGTKPNEYLTKFKIGLKPDTTL; from the coding sequence ATGCTGGCAATGAGCACTGCTCAGGCAGCCGTTGGCGAACCGGAAAAAGAAGACCTGAAGTTCGGCTTTATCAAACTGACAGATATGGCCCCTCTGGCTATCGCTTATGAAAAAGGCTATTTCGAAGATGAAGGCCTGTACGTACAACTGGAAGCACAGGCCAACTGGAAAGTGCTGCTAGACCGGGTAATAGATGGTGAACTTGATGGTGCGCACATGCTCGCAGGTCAGCCACTGGGGGCAACGATCGGCTATGGTACCCAGGCACACATTATTACCGCTTTCAGCATGGATTTGAATGGCAACGCTATCACCGTTTCCAACGATATCTGGGAGCAGATGAAACCCCACGTGCCGATGGGCGCTGACGGTAAACCCGTTCACCCGATCAAAGCAGATGCTCTCAAACCCGTTGTTGATTCTTTTCAGGCCCAAGGTAAGCCTTTCAATATGGGGATGGTGTTCCCGGTCTCTACCCACAACTACGAGCTGCGTTACTGGCTGGCAGCCGGTGGCATTCACCCGGGTTACTATGCGCCACATAAGGGCGACACTGCCGGTCAGATCGACGCCGATGCCCTGCTCTCCGTTACCCCACCACCACAGATGCCCTCCACTATGGAAGCCGGTACTATCTATGGTTATTGCGTCGGGGAGCCCTGGAATCAACAGGCGGTATTCAAAGGGATAGGCGTACCCGTGGTAACCGACTATGAGATCTGGAAAGACAACCCGGAGAAAGTATTCGGTGTATCCAAAGGCTGGGCGGATGAGAACCCGAATACCCACATCCGTGTCGTTAAAGCGATGATCCGTGCGGCAAAATGGCTGGACGATAATAACAATGGCAACCGCCCTGAAGCAGTAGAAATTCTGTCTCGTTCTGACTATGTCGGTGCTGACTACGATGTTATCGCGAACTCAATGACCGGAACATTCGAGTACGAGAAAGGCGATAAGCGCGCAGTGCCTGACTTCAACGTCTTCTTCCGTCACAACGCTACCTATCCTTACTACTCTGATGCTATCTGGTACCTGACTCAGATGCGTCGTTGGGGCCAGATCGCCGAACCTAAATCTGATGACTGGTTTATGGATACCGCTAAGAAAGTCTACCGCCCGGACATCTACGCAACAGCAGCTAAAGAGCTGATCGCAGAAGGCAAGCTTGAAGCCAGTGAGTTCCCTGACTTTGCGTCTGAGACCGGTTACAAAGCCCCACAGACTCACTTCATTGACAACATTACCTATGACGGTACTAAGCCAAATGAGTATCTGACGAAGTTTAAAATCGGCCTGAAACCAGACACTACGCTTTAA
- the nirD gene encoding nitrite reductase small subunit NirD, with translation MTHSTTWTTVCSQNDLVPNSGICALVKDVQIALFYVEKEQDVFAIANHDPFSQANVLSRGLIGSKGDDLFVASPVYKQHFCLKSGRCLDDENTHIQSWPAQIKNGEVQVLF, from the coding sequence ATGACTCATAGTACAACCTGGACTACGGTCTGTAGTCAAAACGATCTGGTGCCAAACTCCGGAATCTGCGCGCTGGTAAAGGACGTTCAGATAGCCCTGTTTTATGTAGAAAAAGAGCAAGACGTATTTGCCATCGCCAACCATGACCCGTTCAGCCAGGCCAATGTGCTGTCCCGTGGGCTGATCGGTTCTAAAGGTGATGATCTGTTTGTTGCCTCACCGGTTTATAAGCAGCACTTCTGTCTTAAAAGCGGCCGTTGCCTGGATGATGAAAATACCCATATACAATCCTGGCCTGCCCAGATTAAAAATGGTGAGGTCCAGGTTCTTTTTTAG
- a CDS encoding CmpA/NrtA family ABC transporter substrate-binding protein: MTIIHSPHLDTPEKTALTLGFLPLMDCAPLVIAKEKGFFSEAGLDVQLSREGSWASIRDKVLLGLLDGAQMLAGIPLASTLGLGSPQVNMITAFSIGLNGNAITLSNELLAEIDESGHQPNDTSAAGFKKLINLRRATGREKITLATVYPYSAHNYLLRFWLSDAGIDPDNDVTLTVVPPPQMAVTMKKGHIDGYCVGEPWNSVAQEMNIGNPIISGYQIWNNCPDKVFAVTENWHNAHPATHQALICALIQASHWLDMPQNSDEALQILLGKAYLGPALSMLPQPQLTQGNRVFHRYAASYPWRSHALWFLEQMQQWGQLQQGVDLTKTACKVYRPDIYRDVAKKMKILHPTIDCKPEGYHDSEWILQGNAGAVTMGSDLFFNGTTFDPNSCR, translated from the coding sequence ATGACGATAATACACAGCCCACATCTGGACACACCGGAAAAGACTGCACTGACACTGGGCTTTCTACCGCTAATGGATTGCGCCCCCTTGGTGATCGCTAAAGAGAAAGGGTTTTTCAGTGAAGCAGGCCTGGATGTTCAGCTTAGCCGTGAAGGTTCCTGGGCATCAATCCGGGATAAGGTCTTATTAGGGCTTCTGGATGGCGCGCAAATGCTCGCCGGTATACCACTGGCATCGACACTGGGGCTCGGTTCTCCCCAGGTTAATATGATCACCGCTTTCAGTATCGGCCTGAACGGCAACGCAATCACGCTGTCAAATGAACTGCTGGCCGAAATCGATGAGTCAGGCCATCAGCCAAACGATACCTCTGCGGCTGGCTTTAAAAAGCTGATTAACCTGCGACGGGCAACCGGGCGTGAAAAAATCACGCTGGCGACGGTATATCCCTATTCTGCCCACAACTATCTGTTGCGCTTCTGGCTCAGCGATGCCGGTATCGACCCGGATAACGATGTCACCCTCACCGTAGTGCCTCCACCACAGATGGCTGTGACCATGAAGAAAGGTCATATCGACGGTTATTGTGTTGGCGAGCCCTGGAACTCTGTCGCCCAGGAGATGAATATTGGTAACCCGATTATCTCCGGTTATCAGATCTGGAATAATTGCCCGGATAAAGTCTTTGCCGTGACGGAGAACTGGCACAACGCCCACCCTGCGACCCATCAGGCGCTGATCTGCGCCTTGATTCAGGCCAGCCACTGGTTAGATATGCCCCAAAACAGTGACGAAGCGTTGCAAATTTTGCTGGGCAAAGCATATCTGGGCCCAGCGCTCTCTATGCTGCCGCAACCGCAGTTGACCCAGGGTAACCGAGTCTTTCATCGCTACGCCGCCAGTTATCCCTGGCGCTCCCATGCATTGTGGTTTCTGGAACAGATGCAGCAATGGGGACAGCTTCAGCAGGGTGTCGATCTGACCAAAACCGCCTGCAAGGTATACCGACCCGATATTTATCGGGATGTCGCCAAAAAAATGAAGATCCTTCATCCGACAATCGATTGTAAGCCGGAAGGTTACCACGACAGCGAATGGATTTTGCAGGGCAATGCCGGCGCCGTCACGATGGGAAGCGATCTGTTTTTTAACGGTACAACCTTCGACCCAAACAGCTGCCGCTAA
- the nirB gene encoding nitrite reductase large subunit NirB, giving the protein MSKTKLVIAGNGMVGHQFLQSLADSGQLESFDVTVFCEESRLAYDRVQLSAYFSGSTAEDLAMGNANTYRSWGLNVLTGEKVTMIDRGYKSVTTDKGRELSYDKLILATGSYPFVPPVPGHDRSQCLVYRTIDDLEAIAEAAKNSKVGTVVGGGLLGLEAAKALKDLGLETHVVEFAPRLMAVQLDNGGGAILRQKIEALGVTVHTEKNTQLIDDGEQCFHKMNFADGEVLETDLILFSAGIRPRDELARQSELDVGERGGIVINNNCQTSDPSIYAIGECALWNKQIFGLVAPGNQMAKVAVSHLTNGEDCFTGADMSTKLKLMGVDVASIGDAHSRTPGAQNYSFIDEREGIYKKLIVSEDGKLLLGAILVGDAEQYGTLLQYMLNGIHLPEYPDTLILPNRGDDQQTGLGVAALPETAQICSCHDVSKGDVRASLDAGCCTIGDVKGATKAATGCGGCAALLTDLVNHELEEMGVEVNRDLCEHLPYTRQELYSLIRVEEIRSFDELLDKHGSGHGCEICRPAVGSILASCWNDYILSEKNIALQDTNDTFMANMQKDGTYSVVPRVAGGEITADKLIILGQVAKKYNLYSKITGGQRVDLFGARLDQLPPIWEELIAAGFETGHAYGKSLRTVKSCVGSTWCRFGVDDSAGLAIELEDRYKGLRAPHKIKFAVSGCTRECAEAQSKDIGIIATENGWNLYVCGNGGMKPRHGDLFATDLDKATLIRYIDRVLMFYIKTADRLQRTSVWMENMEGGLAYLQQVVIDDSLNLGDALEQQMDHVVATYQCEWKTTLESPEALKRFRQFVNSDASDSNVVFVEERQQIRPATTEEKANIQAEPIKLVS; this is encoded by the coding sequence ATGAGTAAAACAAAATTAGTTATCGCCGGTAACGGTATGGTGGGCCATCAATTTCTTCAAAGCCTGGCCGACAGCGGTCAGCTGGAAAGCTTTGACGTAACCGTTTTCTGCGAAGAAAGCCGATTAGCCTATGACCGGGTTCAGCTAAGTGCTTACTTCTCCGGTTCGACCGCTGAAGATCTGGCCATGGGTAATGCCAACACTTACCGCAGCTGGGGTCTTAACGTGCTGACTGGGGAAAAAGTCACAATGATTGATCGCGGCTACAAATCGGTAACCACTGATAAGGGTCGTGAACTAAGCTATGACAAACTTATTCTGGCCACCGGCTCATACCCTTTTGTACCTCCGGTACCGGGCCATGATCGTTCACAATGTTTGGTATACCGTACCATTGATGATCTGGAAGCGATTGCTGAAGCGGCTAAAAATTCTAAAGTCGGTACCGTTGTCGGCGGTGGTCTGCTCGGGCTGGAAGCGGCTAAAGCGCTAAAAGATCTGGGGCTAGAGACCCACGTGGTTGAGTTCGCGCCTCGCCTGATGGCTGTTCAACTGGATAATGGTGGCGGTGCAATACTGCGTCAGAAGATTGAAGCACTAGGTGTAACGGTACATACCGAGAAGAACACCCAGCTGATCGATGACGGTGAGCAGTGTTTCCACAAAATGAATTTTGCCGATGGTGAAGTACTGGAAACAGATCTTATTCTCTTCTCTGCCGGTATCCGCCCACGCGATGAACTGGCGCGCCAGAGTGAACTGGACGTCGGTGAACGCGGCGGTATCGTAATCAACAATAACTGCCAGACCTCTGACCCCTCTATCTACGCTATTGGTGAATGCGCCCTGTGGAATAAACAGATTTTCGGATTGGTTGCCCCAGGCAATCAGATGGCTAAAGTGGCCGTATCTCACTTAACCAATGGCGAAGACTGTTTTACCGGTGCCGACATGAGTACCAAGCTTAAATTAATGGGTGTTGACGTTGCCAGTATTGGCGATGCCCATAGTCGAACACCTGGCGCGCAGAACTACAGCTTTATTGATGAACGCGAAGGGATATATAAAAAGCTGATTGTGTCTGAAGATGGAAAACTACTCCTTGGCGCAATTCTGGTCGGCGATGCCGAACAGTACGGCACGCTGCTGCAATATATGCTCAACGGCATTCACCTGCCGGAGTATCCCGACACATTAATCCTGCCCAATCGAGGTGATGATCAACAGACCGGGCTGGGGGTTGCGGCCCTGCCGGAGACAGCCCAGATCTGTTCTTGTCATGATGTGAGCAAAGGTGACGTGAGAGCCTCACTGGATGCAGGATGTTGCACAATAGGAGATGTTAAAGGTGCCACCAAAGCAGCCACTGGCTGTGGCGGCTGTGCTGCGTTGCTGACCGATCTGGTTAATCATGAATTAGAAGAGATGGGCGTCGAAGTAAACCGCGACCTCTGTGAACACCTTCCCTACACCCGTCAGGAGCTCTACAGCCTGATTCGGGTTGAAGAGATCCGTAGCTTTGACGAACTACTAGACAAGCATGGCAGCGGTCACGGCTGCGAAATCTGTCGTCCGGCCGTCGGTAGCATTCTGGCTTCCTGCTGGAATGATTACATCCTCAGCGAAAAAAACATTGCGCTGCAGGATACCAATGACACCTTTATGGCAAATATGCAGAAGGATGGTACCTATTCCGTAGTACCCCGGGTTGCCGGTGGAGAGATAACTGCCGATAAGTTGATAATCCTCGGTCAGGTGGCTAAGAAATATAATCTTTATAGCAAGATTACCGGTGGTCAGCGGGTTGACCTGTTCGGTGCGCGCTTAGACCAGCTCCCCCCAATCTGGGAAGAACTCATAGCAGCCGGTTTTGAAACCGGGCATGCCTACGGTAAATCCCTGCGTACGGTGAAATCCTGTGTCGGCAGTACCTGGTGTCGTTTCGGTGTCGATGATAGCGCTGGTCTGGCGATTGAACTGGAAGACCGATATAAGGGCTTGCGAGCACCTCATAAAATTAAGTTTGCGGTATCCGGTTGTACCCGGGAATGTGCCGAAGCACAAAGTAAAGATATCGGTATTATCGCGACGGAAAATGGCTGGAACCTTTACGTTTGTGGCAACGGTGGAATGAAACCTCGTCACGGTGACCTGTTCGCCACCGATCTGGATAAAGCGACCCTGATTCGCTACATCGACCGCGTGCTGATGTTCTACATCAAGACCGCCGATCGTTTACAACGTACCTCCGTCTGGATGGAAAATATGGAGGGTGGTCTGGCCTATCTGCAACAAGTGGTCATCGATGACAGCCTGAACCTGGGTGATGCACTGGAACAGCAGATGGATCATGTTGTAGCAACCTATCAGTGCGAATGGAAAACCACTCTGGAAAGTCCTGAAGCATTGAAGCGCTTCCGACAGTTTGTTAACTCCGATGCCAGTGACAGTAACGTTGTCTTTGTTGAAGAACGGCAGCAGATCCGTCCCGCGACAACAGAAGAAAAAGCGAACATTCAGGCCGAGCCTATCAAACTGGTTAGCTGA
- a CDS encoding ABC transporter permease — MSSIALKLLKPLGLPEKFNLAQLIKSVVVPLSGILVFLFIWNIGAQNINTSLGEFPGPTQVYEESKNLIAEHNRERQKEVAFYERLEIRNAKKLEANPDAVIKTRPYTGKPTFIDQIGTSLVTVLAGFFAASLIAIPAGIVIGMNKTLYSAFNPVIQLFKPVSPLAWLPLVTMVVSALYVSDDPMFAKSFVTSLITVSLCCLWPTLLNTAVGVSTISTDLNNVSKVLRLPWLTHVIKIVIPSAIPMIFTGLRLSLGIAWMVLIAAEMLAQNPGLGKFVWDEFQNGSSSSLGRIMVAVLVIGLIGFVLDRVMLALQKKVSWDKSVELR; from the coding sequence ATGAGTAGCATCGCATTAAAACTGTTAAAGCCGTTAGGCTTACCAGAGAAGTTTAATCTGGCTCAATTGATCAAATCAGTTGTCGTTCCTTTGAGCGGTATTCTGGTATTTCTGTTTATCTGGAATATTGGCGCACAGAACATTAACACCTCCCTGGGTGAGTTTCCTGGCCCAACTCAGGTATATGAAGAAAGCAAGAACCTGATCGCAGAGCATAATAGAGAGCGTCAAAAAGAGGTCGCCTTTTATGAACGTTTGGAGATACGCAATGCGAAGAAACTGGAAGCCAATCCCGATGCCGTTATCAAGACCCGTCCTTACACCGGCAAGCCAACTTTTATTGACCAGATAGGCACCAGCCTGGTGACAGTGTTAGCCGGCTTTTTTGCCGCCTCACTGATCGCTATTCCGGCGGGCATTGTGATCGGCATGAACAAAACGCTCTACAGCGCGTTCAACCCCGTGATTCAGTTATTCAAACCGGTTTCTCCACTGGCATGGTTGCCACTGGTGACCATGGTTGTCAGTGCGCTTTATGTAAGTGATGACCCGATGTTTGCTAAATCCTTTGTGACTTCGCTGATCACCGTTTCCCTCTGCTGTCTCTGGCCGACTCTGCTGAATACCGCCGTCGGCGTATCAACCATCAGCACGGACCTGAACAACGTCAGCAAGGTACTGCGTCTGCCCTGGCTGACCCATGTTATTAAGATTGTTATCCCTTCCGCTATTCCGATGATTTTCACCGGCCTGCGTCTGTCATTAGGTATCGCCTGGATGGTACTGATTGCCGCAGAGATGCTGGCGCAGAACCCGGGTTTAGGCAAGTTCGTCTGGGATGAGTTTCAGAACGGTAGTTCCAGCTCACTGGGACGGATAATGGTGGCTGTATTAGTGATCGGTCTGATCGGTTTCGTACTGGACCGGGTCATGCTGGCACTGCAGAAGAAAGTATCCTGGGATAAATCAGTAGAACTGAGATAA
- a CDS encoding NAD(P)/FAD-dependent oxidoreductase, translating into MTKPHLIIIGNGMTSGRLLDDILKRDPDKFRITVFGAEGYANYNRIMLSPVLAGEIKACDIVTHSEQWYQEHNITLHNGVTVTGIDTDNQTIKCHNGTILSYDKLVLATGSNPVIPPAARNVGVEGILSFRRLDDIDRIMNKASNIKHATVVGGGLLGLEAAWGLCQQGLNVTVIHRGGWLLNRQLDPAAGELLKQSLEARGISFRLNAEIIQFSGQETISSDESPALLSGGSESEVHSNSEALKKVFVEKTSVQKDALQQITLSDGSVLNTELAVIAIGITPNHSLAKASAIDCDRGVLVNDQMQSSHPNIFALGECTQFGQHTFGLVAPLWDQAAVLADQLCETSDHRFSVQPCATKLKVSGIDLFSAGEFMGSPENKTVVYQDNNNGVYRKLIFRDQKLTGAVLYGAVNDGNKYFELIQTQQPVQHLAPDLIFGWRYCETDSISKSITAGVPETPVSSAPDLNPQELSLATGATL; encoded by the coding sequence ATGACAAAGCCTCATCTCATCATCATCGGTAACGGCATGACATCAGGCCGTCTGCTTGACGATATTCTGAAGCGTGACCCGGATAAGTTCCGGATCACCGTATTCGGCGCAGAAGGCTATGCAAACTACAACCGGATTATGCTCTCTCCCGTTCTGGCTGGGGAAATTAAGGCCTGCGATATCGTCACCCATTCAGAACAATGGTATCAGGAACACAATATAACCCTGCATAACGGCGTTACCGTGACCGGCATTGATACTGACAATCAGACGATTAAGTGTCACAACGGGACGATATTAAGCTATGACAAACTAGTGCTGGCAACCGGCTCCAACCCTGTTATTCCCCCTGCAGCGCGTAACGTCGGGGTGGAAGGTATATTAAGCTTTCGCAGGCTGGACGATATCGATCGCATCATGAATAAGGCCAGCAACATCAAGCATGCCACGGTGGTTGGCGGAGGCTTACTTGGTCTGGAAGCCGCTTGGGGACTGTGCCAACAAGGACTTAATGTCACGGTTATTCATCGGGGCGGATGGTTACTAAACCGGCAACTTGATCCGGCAGCAGGTGAACTGCTTAAACAGTCGCTGGAAGCACGTGGCATCAGCTTTCGCCTCAATGCGGAAATCATTCAATTCTCCGGTCAAGAAACAATATCTTCCGATGAGAGCCCTGCCCTTCTGTCTGGTGGTTCAGAAAGCGAAGTGCACTCAAACTCTGAGGCTCTTAAGAAGGTCTTTGTAGAGAAGACCTCTGTGCAGAAGGACGCTCTCCAGCAAATTACCCTGAGTGATGGCTCAGTTCTCAACACAGAACTGGCCGTTATCGCAATCGGCATAACGCCCAATCACTCGCTGGCGAAAGCCAGTGCGATCGATTGCGACAGGGGAGTTCTGGTCAATGACCAGATGCAGAGCTCTCATCCGAATATATTTGCACTGGGTGAATGCACTCAGTTTGGCCAACATACCTTTGGGTTGGTTGCCCCTCTATGGGACCAGGCCGCAGTATTGGCCGATCAACTGTGCGAAACATCAGATCATCGCTTTAGCGTTCAGCCCTGTGCGACAAAACTCAAAGTATCAGGTATCGATCTGTTTTCAGCCGGCGAGTTTATGGGCAGCCCTGAAAACAAGACGGTCGTCTATCAGGACAATAACAATGGCGTCTATCGCAAGCTTATTTTTCGTGACCAAAAACTCACCGGCGCTGTGCTCTACGGCGCGGTTAACGATGGTAACAAGTACTTCGAGCTGATCCAGACTCAACAGCCAGTTCAACATTTGGCGCCGGACCTGATCTTTGGCTGGCGCTACTGCGAAACCGACTCTATCTCAAAATCAATCACTGCGGGCGTGCCAGAGACACCGGTCTCTTCTGCACCAGACCTTAATCCACAGGAACTTAGCCTGGCAACAGGAGCAACCTTATGA
- a CDS encoding ABC transporter ATP-binding protein, with product MTVKTHLELTGVDIDFPTPSGPFKALNNVNLKIDQGEFVSLIGHSGCGKSTVLNIVAGLYQATKGGVLLDGREVNQPGPERAVVFQNHSLLPWLTAYQNVELAVKQVFKHSKSKAEMKEWIEHNMHLVHMDHAMHKRPDEISGGMKQRVGIARALAMEPTVMLMDEPFGALDALTRAHLQDSLMEIQADLNNTVIMITHDVDEAVLLSDRIVMMTNGPAATVGEILDIKLERPRHRLELADDPEYNHYRAAVLSFLYEKQRKPGEAPTEPAATEEKPEKIKDVQASTPLLADEQAA from the coding sequence ATGACCGTTAAAACACACCTTGAGCTGACCGGTGTCGATATCGACTTTCCAACACCCAGCGGCCCGTTTAAAGCGTTAAACAACGTCAACCTGAAGATAGATCAGGGAGAATTTGTCTCGCTGATCGGTCACTCCGGTTGCGGCAAATCCACCGTTCTGAATATCGTTGCCGGTCTCTACCAGGCAACAAAAGGCGGCGTACTGCTAGACGGCAGAGAGGTAAACCAACCCGGTCCTGAGCGGGCGGTAGTGTTTCAAAACCACTCTCTACTACCCTGGTTAACCGCCTATCAGAATGTTGAACTGGCTGTTAAACAGGTTTTCAAACACAGCAAATCTAAAGCTGAAATGAAGGAGTGGATCGAACATAACATGCATCTGGTACATATGGATCATGCGATGCATAAACGACCCGACGAGATCTCCGGCGGCATGAAGCAGCGCGTGGGTATCGCCCGCGCACTGGCGATGGAGCCAACCGTCATGCTGATGGATGAGCCTTTCGGTGCACTGGACGCCCTGACACGGGCGCATCTGCAAGATTCTCTGATGGAAATTCAGGCAGACCTGAATAACACGGTGATCATGATTACTCACGATGTTGATGAAGCGGTACTGCTATCGGATCGCATTGTCATGATGACCAACGGCCCGGCAGCCACCGTCGGTGAAATACTTGATATAAAACTGGAACGCCCTCGCCATCGCCTGGAACTGGCCGATGATCCGGAATATAACCACTATCGGGCCGCCGTTCTCAGCTTCCTCTATGAGAAGCAGAGAAAACCGGGTGAAGCGCCGACTGAACCTGCTGCCACCGAAGAAAAGCCTGAAAAGATTAAAGACGTGCAAGCATCAACACCTCTGCTTGCGGATGAGCAAGCCGCCTGA